From a single Eretmochelys imbricata isolate rEreImb1 chromosome 13, rEreImb1.hap1, whole genome shotgun sequence genomic region:
- the LOC144273899 gene encoding olfactory receptor 11A1-like, with the protein MQLMEKGDGKNQTAIMEFILLGFGDLPELQTLLFLIFLVIYIATMAGNILIIALVVADQHLHTPMYFFLGNLSCLETCYTSTVLPRLLASLLTGDRTISVPGCITQFHFFGSLVTTECSLLAAMSYDRYLAICKPLHYGTLMNVQLSLQLAAGSWISGFLICTIFTCVISQLVFCGPNEIDHFFCDFTSLILLSCSDTSQITPLIYIFSFLDAVSPFLLTLASYICIIATILGIPSTTGRQKAFSTCSSHLIVVALFYGTIMIVYMLPKSGTWRVLNKVFSVCYTVLTPLANPLIYSLRNREVQEALRNAVRRAVTLTKNPD; encoded by the coding sequence ATGCAGCTCATGGAGAAAGGAGATGGGAAAAATCAAACAGCCATCATGGAATTCATCCTCCTGGGGTTCGGGGATCTCCCTGAACTGCAGAcccttctcttcctcattttCCTGGTGATCTACATTGCGACCatggctgggaacatcctcatCATTGCgctagttgtggctgatcagcaccttcacacccccatgtacttctttctgggaaacttgtcctgcttggagacctgctacacctccaccgtcctgcccaggctgctggccagtctcctgactggggacagaaccatttctgttcCCGGCTGCATCACGCAGTTTCATTTCTTTGGTTCTCTAGTAACAACAGAGTGCTCTCTCCTGGCAGCCATGTCTTACGATCGGTATTTAGCCATATGCAAACCTCTGCACTATGGAACCCTTATGAATGTCCAGCTGTCcctccagctagcagctgggtCTTGGATTAGTGGATTTCTAATTTGTACAATATTCACATGTGTTATATCACAGTTAGTTTTCTGTGGCcctaatgaaattgaccatttcttttgtgatttcaccTCACTGATTCtactctcctgcagtgacaccagccAGATCACCCcacttatttatatattttcctttctAGATGCAGTTTCCCCTTTTCTATTAACCCTGGCTTCCTATATTTGTATCATTGCGACCATCCTGGGAATCCCAtccaccaccgggaggcaaaaggccttttccacctgctcctctcacctcattgtggtggcACTTTTCTATGGGAccataatgattgtctacatgctccCGAAATCTGGTACCTGGAGAGtcctgaacaaagtgttctccgTCTGCTACACAGTCCTGACGCCCCTGGCCAATCcgctcatctacagcctgagaaacagagaggtccaGGAGGCCCTGAGAAACGCTGTCAGGAGGGCTGTGACCCTCACAAAGAATCCAGACTAG